Genomic DNA from Nicotiana tabacum cultivar K326 chromosome 21, ASM71507v2, whole genome shotgun sequence:
GGTGACTAGAGCTCCAAAAACACCCTTAAAGGACCTCCAAAAAATAGCTCGTTTCTCCTCCTCAAACCCAACTGATTTTCCATCAATTTTCAGCTACAAAATCAGCCAAAAAACTCCTTTAAATATCACCTTAGAGCAGTCCCGTTTGCACATAAACAACAACATTTTTGTCGAGTTCCTCCCATGGTTATATTTTTCGAGTCAAAGTTTTCCGACGAATTTTTCCGGCGAGTTTCGATGTTCCGGTGTGGTCTTTGGTTAGCGGGTCTATTCGTGTCTGGTATCGGCAGCTCAATCTTCTTTGTAAACCAGCTGAGAAGCTTTTTGATAATTTAAGTTATAAAAAGGTTTGTTTCCTACATTTCGTTAGTTCTTCTAGTTTTCTTTTAGCTTGTGCCTATTTTAGGTCAGCATGATTTTAGTTGTTATTTTGTTTGGTTTTGTTCATTTTCATAATATTCCGTTGGTTTATACCTTTAAGTTGTGAGGGTGAAAATCGTTGGTTTAAATCTATTAAGTAAGCTTGGTGGATGTTTAATTATTCTTCTGTGATAGCATACTTTTATCTTGTTAATTTGATTAGTTAATTCATTATTcttaatattaattattttgttctCTGAATTGTGATAATAGATTTGATAAAATGGGATTTGGATTTAGTATGTTAGGCCATTAATCTGTTGGGCACTAGAGTTCTATTTGATTTTGCACGACAAGTTAGTTACAAAGAAGAATTAGATATTTGgtctttaattattattttgtatgACATGGGCTACTGAGGATAACAATGGGGTCGTGGGAATTAATTGGAATCAAAGGTTCATCTTTGTCGTATCACTTGAGACATTTTACACATATGAGGCATAGCAATAAAGTCACTTACTAGCCGAGCCATTTAGAATTTAAGTTAGTTTAAGTTAATGAATCAAGTCTTGCAAGCCCGATTCAATAAGAGCTGGCTCGTCCTTGTTTACATGAATAATTAGCTTGACTTCACCCACAAATGCCTTCCATACTTCTCTTGGCCTCACAATGCATCTCAAATTAGTTTAAGACAAATAATTCATGAACGCCGTAGCTTGCTTTAGAcgcgattaataaattatcatgactatgggtacggtttccgtggcatagtcatgatacgtaattcccaattcgagtgtgcgttttacgtgactcgaccataacttcaaataataataaaaatcaacaTGTTGTAGAACGCGGGTGCGTTTCGCATGACACGATTCGtaatatgtacaaaaataaacGAATGTGTGACATCGCAATTTGTTCAAATAATttccataaatactaaaaagcagtttaaatacataattaagagcGGTCAAAGGTAAAatacacaataggtttaaaatatgtaataaattagataattaggccaagtattaattgttaagcgaccgtgctaaaaccacggaactcgggagtgcctcacaccttcttccgggttaacagaattccttacctggtcttctgtattcgcggaccataaatagagtcaattttttcgatttgggattttaaaataagcaggtgacttgggacaccataatgaattattccaagtggtgactctgaataaataaaataatctcatttcgataacttcactttaattggaaaaactccctaatTCCCCCttcgaaaaaaggaggtgtgacagctctggcgactctgctggggaaacgaACCCAAAACTTCTAgttcagggtttagaattcgagcttataatAACGGCTATAGTCGGCTTTTGTTTGGTATCTgattttttacgtgtttgagcctaatgtgctaaatgccgctttttaccgctttgatattgcttgaactgtatataaactgctacgaaacccttcttctctctgaatcttctaaatcttctgggaagtgcacgctggcgtgacttcttttctgttagtgtcataccctaatttagaacaAATATCGGATCAGTTACAAAGTCGGATGGTCTTTTGATTACCGGTACGCCTCCCCcgccccggctcgagttgtcctctcgggtaagccaggtctagaacaatacaccccaGGGTTCAAACCTAGAATGacataacctcatgccggatccttaGTAGGTACAGGGTTCAAACCTCATGAACATATTGGACAATGTTATTATTGCACATGAGTTGGTTGAAGGATACACTCAGAAAGGGGCCCCACCAAGATGTTTGATCAAAATTGACGTACGAAAGGCATATGATTCAGTTGAGTGGCCTTTCCTAAAGATGATACTGATTGAATTTGGTATGCCTATGAAGTTTGTACAGCTTGTGATGGAGGGTGTGACAACTGTCAGTTATTCTCTGATGATAAATGGAGGATTGATGATCAAATTTCAAGCAAATAAGGGGCTTAGGCAGAGAGATCCAATGTCTCCCTACCTATTTGTATTGGTGATGGAATACCTGAATCGATCACTGAAGACACTAGAGTGCATTCCAGACTTTAATTAGCATCTGAGGTGTTCCATAAAGAATATAACCCATATATGTTTTTATGATGACTTGATCATGTGCTGCAGAGCAGATAAGCTATCCATAAGCTTACTTATAAGCATATTTCAATATTTTTCAGAGGTGTCGGGGCTTAAAGCAAATATGAAGAAAAGTGCTTTGTATATTGCAAGGGTACCAAGGGAGTTTAAAGAATTGATCCTCACAGAAATGCAATTCACAGCAGGTGAGTTGCCATTCAAGTACCTAGGAGTCCCTTTGTCCTCTAAGAAGCTATCTATCCAGCAATGTATGCCATTGATTGAAAGGATTACTGCACGACTCAAATGCTGGACCACTAAATTCCTATCTTATAGTGGCCGGGTACAATTGATCAAGAGTGTGATATTTGAAATGCAGACCTACTGGGCGCAGGTTTTCTTATTGCCAAAAAAGATAACTAAACTGATTGTGACTACTTGTAGAACTTTTCTTTGGACTGAGAGTAATGAACCTTCGAGGAGAGCACTGATTGCTTGGAACAAGATATGTATGCCACTCTCAGCTAGAGGTTTAAATGTACTCGATATGTCTAACTGGAACAAATCTGCTTTATGTAAGCTTTTATGGGCAATCAATGAAAAAGGACATCCTGTGGATCCAATGGGTACATAGCTTTTACATCAAAGGAAAGGACATAATCACTATACACACTCCTAAACAGGCCTGCTGGCTAGTTAGAAAAATCTTTGACACTAGGGATTGGCTAATTCAAATGGACCCCTCTGCTGATTTGAATAAATACTATATAAAAGGGAAGTTCAGCATTAAAAAGTTGTATGTTGCAACAATGCCCCAGTACCCTAAGTGTCATTGGAAAAGGATTACAATTGATTTAAAAGCATTACCAAGGCATCAATTCATTTTGTTGCTGGCTATGCATGGGAAGCTACCTACAGTGGATCGGCTAAGGAAGTGGGGACTATCAATAGCAAGTGACTGTGTGCTCTATGGGAAGGACATTGAGGAGACAATGGGCACCTCTTTTTTGAATGTGATTACTCGAGGAATATGTGGGGCAGCATTGTTAAAATGGCTGGGAGGAAGACATCAAATTGGTAGCTGGAATGCTGAGATTGAATGGTTAACGAAGAGAAGTTCATGCAGAGTTCGAGCTTACATGCTGGGATTCCTGTTTGCAGTTGTGATTTACCGTGTCTGGGCAGAGAGGAATCAACGAAGATTTCAAGGGAAGATGATATCAAGCCTTCAGAGAATGAAGAATATTATACTGGAGCTACACATACGAGGGTAAAATAAATCCAAATGGCACAAGGAATTAGAAAGATTGAGCGACTACCCTACTTAGACATGTATagttatatatatagatagaaaaTAGAGGAGTTATAGTAGATAAAAAGTGGTTGCTAGTTTTTTTATTGGGTCTAGCTCAAGAATCCAATTGAGCTAGCGGGTTATAAACATTATACTTGGTTAAATAAAATTtttgactgtttgaccaaaaaaaaaaaaaaataccccATACACATGTTCTTGGGAAGTTGCTGCATGCTGATCCTAAAACTAGGTAAGTATATTTGAATATTATTTGGTTAAAGCTTGAAAAAAGGTATTttcagttaaaattaaaaaaaaaatattaatggaAACTATCATTTAAATACTCACCAAGTCATTTTTATAAACTTTAAAAtcctttattttaatttaaaattgaAATAATTAATCAAATTGTAAAATATACACTTATTTGATTGACTCCGTCTGGCCACAAGGCACGATCCCTGTTTCCTTTACAACGTAATGAATTCTTGTAGCGAACTCGCCTCCAAGAAAGTGAAGAGTTATCTATCGATGAGGATGAAGATGATAAGTATGATTTGAGGGGACAAAAGAATACATAATTGAATATACGGGGATTGGATTCTAACACTTTAAATGATCAAAAAGGGCAATGAAAATTATttagtttttttcaatttcaatatgAAATATTATTTGTAAAATATATTTTGCATCTGGTTCATTAATATCGTTTGATGAAGACTTTCATAATTAAGGCAGAGAAGTGATTTAAAAAATTATGAGGTTGCTATTCAAAGTTTAGAGAGACAGGTGGGATAGAATGCCAACTTACTCTCTCTGAAATGGCCTAGGAACTCTCTCAAACTGTACTGAGAAGAACCCGAAAGAAATGATTAGGGCAGTGTCTTTGAGAAGTGGAAAGAATTTGATCGACTACAATGGAAGTCGAAAGAGTGAAGTGAAGACAGAACAAGAGGATGGTttcaagaagaagaataaatatgaaattccaacaagaaagaaaaaagacaacCAAAGAAATAATGAAGAGACAAGAAAGCAAATATATGTCTGTTTTAACTTATCCTCGGAAGTAAAGAAGAGAAGGTGAATAAACAATTTGGGCGTTTTCTAGAAGCAATgacaaatttaggatttgaaggtcgtgAGTGTTCAATTTAATATAAAGTTGCAACATagtatattattaaaaaaaaatttagtcaCAAGGTATCACTGTGCTCGACGATTTTTCATACGTTAAAAATGATGAATAATAACATCATTGTTTACAATTGCGAAAGCTTTTTTATTTTCTACTTTTAAAGTACCTGAATTTTTTCTTTGAGCCACAAAAATTGTTAAGAGACAAAAAAATATTAAGAGAGACacattcttttgtttttcaatttctcTAGTTTTAATCAAATCTTAGTCTTAGTTTTTCCCTTTTATGTGCAACAATGAGACAAATAAACGAAGAAGAAAAcgtaaaaaaagaacaaaaaggaaatgTCAGCAATAGAAAGAATAAGGTTAGATTTGGAATTAgggaaagaagggaaaattgatgCATTGTGGAAAAGTAGTGGAATTCCGCGTGGCTG
This window encodes:
- the LOC142175334 gene encoding uncharacterized protein LOC142175334 codes for the protein MDPSADLNKYYIKGKFSIKKLYVATMPQYPKCHWKRITIDLKALPRHQFILLLAMHGKLPTVDRLRKWGLSIASDCVLYGKDIEETMGTSFLNVITRGICGAALLKWLGGRHQIGSWNAEIEWLTKRSSCRVRAYMLGFLFAVVIYRVWAERNQRRFQGKMISSLQRMKNIILELHIRG